The Chitinophagales bacterium region TGCTGCCATTCGAAAAAATTGGGATAAAGCCATTGAAAAAAACAAACTCACCGAGTTAGAAAAAGAACAAGCAACTCAACGGCTGCATACCACCAATGCCATAGAAGAAGTACAAGCCAATTTGGTAATAGAAGCCATAGTAGAAAAGTTGGATGTAAAGAGAGAACTCTTTACCAAACTCAGCGCTATCAATTCAACCGAAACTATTTTTGCCAGCAATACATCTTCGCTTTCCATTACAAAAATTGCTACCGGAATGAGCCATCCCGAACGCTTTGCCGGCATACACTTTTTTAACCCTGCTCCTATAATGAAACTGGTAGAGATTATTTGCGGAGCCGAAACAAACACAGCCACCACAACAGCATTAACCACATTATCAAAATCTATTGGTAAAAATCCGGTAGTATGTAAAGATGCTCCCGGTTTTATTGTAAACCGCGTAGCCCGCCACTACTATGTAGAAAGTCTAAAAATACTGGAAGAGCAAGCTGCCTCTATGGAAAACATAGACTTACTACTCGAAAGCGCAGGATTTAAAATGGGCGCATTCAAACTCATGGATGTAATTGGCAACGACATTAATTTTGCGGTAACATCTTCATTGTTTGAAGCATTTCATGGCGATGCCAAGTTTAGACCATCGCGCATACAAGCACAAAAAGTAGATGCCAAACAACTTGGAAAGAAAACCGGAAAAGGGTTTTACCAATACTAAGGTTCTAATTCATCTACACGTACAAACTCAAATCCCTTTGCGCGGTAAGCATCAATAAATTCAGGCAATACTTTTAGTGTGGCAGCGCCCCAATCGTGTAATAAAACAATATCGCCTTCTTTTGCCTTCTGCAAACGCTTCATCAATATTTTTTCGCTGGAAATGGTGGTATCGTAAGAGCGTACACTCCAGCCAATTACCTTATATCCAAGTTCTGTGGCAGCCTTTGCAACCGTGGGATTGGTAACACCAAAAGGTGGCCGAAAGTATTTAGCTTCCACTCCCAAAATCCGATTTATTTCTTGTGTACAATGTTTTAAATCGGTTTTCATTTTTCCTAAACCCAAAACTGGAAAACTATTGGAATGAACATAACTATGATTGCCCACCAAATGCCCTTCTGCATAAATTCTGCGTACCAGTACTTCGTGCCTTGCTATCTGCTTTCCTATTAAAAAGAAAGTAGCTTTCACCTCTTTTGCTTGCAATAATTGCAGTACATTTTCTGTATGTAATTCAAGCGGTCCATCATCGAATGTGAGTGCAATCTGCTTTTTTGCACCACTGCCTTTATTAAATGCCAACACAAAATAATTCAGCTGAATAAAATAACTGCCAACAACTACACATGCCAAATAAAAAACTACGGGTAAAAACAATACCCACCACGGCAACAACTTCATGAAACACAATACTACCAGCAATACAAAAACCATATAGGTAACTGGTTGTATAATGCGATGCTTTAGCATTTCTCGAATAAGAAAAATGAATGATAATGTTTAAAATTATTGTGCAACAACACCTTACCTATCGGGCGATTTGCGTTGCGCAACAACAATGGTTTGGGAATAAATTGCTTCTGTAAAATTTGTGCAATTATATACATGGCAAACGAAGAAGCCGTCATGTACTCTCCGCATAAATGCTTAAACCCAAGCAAGGTAGCATTGCCAAAACACTTTTGGTTTATGGCATGCAACGGAGCATCGTTTTGTGCATCGCCATTTAGGCCGCTCAGTACAATATCAATATCGGCCACTGCAATATTCGATTGCTCTAAAAACTGCAGTAACGCCTGCTCTATATTTGGCTCTCTATATACTGTTTGGTGCGCAAGCAAACGGCAATAGGTGTTATTGCTTTTTTCTTTCGATACCAAAAAGAATGCAGCGCCTTCGCCCACAATGGTGCCTTGATGTTGCCCATTCAAAATAGCCATATTGCTACATGGTTCCGGCAGTAATTCTTTATTCTGCATGAGCGAGGAGTAATTAAATTCTCCTATTTCTTCGTAACTGCCTACCAACACATTTTTTTTGCCTTCGTTTAATAAAAACTGAGCATCGTACCATGTGCTTTCTACGCTTATGCCTTTTTGCGAAAATGTATTATTGTGTTCATGGCAACCCGTAAGCAAAGCAATGTTGGAACTTACGGTATTATGCGTAGATTGAATAAATGAAGTAGGGCTAACCACACCTTCACTGCTTGAAATAAAATCGCGCAAAAACCGCTGCGATAGCTCTAAAAGCCCATATCCTGTTCCCGTAGAAATTGCCTCCGGAGTTTTAATTCCGGCATCGCGCAAAGCAATGAGCCCCGCTGCGGTGCCAAACTTTACAATACGGCTCATTCTCCGCAAAGAAGTAACATCAAAAAATTCCGAGTGATTGCCTTCTACACAATAAATTCTATTGGTAGTATATTCCTTTACTTCTTCCAAAAACGAACTATTATCGAAAGTGGGTTGTGGCGAAATGCAGCCAACACCATTTATGTACATTTCTACTAACTGCATTTTGAAAAAATAAGTGATGAACAGTTGCCACCAAAACCAAATGAATTACTCATAACATGTTTTATATCGGCATTTTCTAAAAGTGTAGTAACTGGTGTAAAGTTCAGCTCCTTCATAGGTGTAGCAAATCGCAAATTTGGATAAACAACACCATGTTCCATTGCCAACAAACTATACACAGCTTCTACGCTGCCACTTGCGCCTAAGGTATGCCCCGTAAAACTTTTGGTAGAACTTGCCGGAGGTACTTTTTTAAAAATTCTTTGTATGGCAGTGCCTTCACTTACATCGTTGTTGTTAGTTCCCGTGCCATGTAAATTGATGTATGAAATTTCTTCAGGCAATAATTTTCCTACTTCGAGTGCTTTGGTCATAGCAAGAAAATTTCCTTTGCCCTCAGGCGAAGATGCTGTTTGGTGAAACGCATCATTGGCATTGGCATAGCCGCTAAGCACATACTTTTTTTCCCGCTTTGCATCATTCATTACCTTTTCCGAAGCCAGCACCAAATAAGCTGCGCCTTCGCCTAAGTTCAAGCCATTTCTATGTTCATCGAAAGGAGTACATAGTTTGCGGTCTAAAATCATTAGGGCATTAAATCCATTTAAGGTAAAGCGCGAAAGCGAATCGGCACCACCTGCAACAGCCACATCAATTATGCCTGCTTGTATAAGCCTTTGAGCGTACATAATACTATTGGCAGAAGAAGAGCACGCAGTACTAATGGTAGTTACAAAATGGCGAATACCCAATGCATCTGCAGCAAGTTCGGTAATGGTTCCGCAATCGTGCTGCACCACACCTGTAAGTTCTGCGCCTGATTTATCGGTAAGATATTCTTGGTACCGCTGCTCGGTTTTATCCATGCCGCCTACTGTATTTGCCGATAAAAAACCAACACGCCACTTCTTTAAATCAATACCAGAATTAAGTACCGCTTCTTTGGCTGCAATAGTGCTCAACAAAGCCGTGCGTGGGCTGTGAGCATCAATTCCGGCAATGGCAGCCAGTTGGCTATTGGTTAATTTCACCTCTGCAACAGGAATAACACCTGCAAAATTCGATTGCAATATCTCCATGTTTCCTATGCCGCTTTTAGCAGCAATAAGAGACGCAAAATTTTCTTGCGTATTAGCTCCAATAGAAGTAATAATGCCCTTTCCGGCAATAAACACTCCCATGTAAACTAAGTAGTTTTGTGGGTAGAAATATAGGTTGCCATGGTGCGCACCGTTTGGAATATTTTCGGCCCTTCGGATGGATCGGCCAATTTAATTCCATACTTCTGCTGCATGAGTACAATTAGTTCCAGTGCATCAATAGAATCTAATCCTAAACCTTCGCCAAACAATGGTTGGTCGGCACCAATATCTTCGGGTTTTAAATGCTGTAAATTAAGCTGCTCCACAATTTGAGCCTTTAGAGTAGTAATGAGTTCTTCCATAAATTAGTATATGCTTTGTATGTTTTTTGTCGAATGTGGCAAACCATTGTTTGTTTGCTGCGCCAAATAAAAGAAAGCCTCCGCATTTTCTCCATAAAAATTTGCCCAACCTGCCACACAGGCCTCTACCCTGCCTTCATCAAATAAAGATTGAACGTGTGCAGCCAACATTTCGGGTTGCCATGTATCTACCATAAATGTTGCTGTTTCGCCCTTTAGCCCATGCCTGATACTAAGTTCGCCCACGGCTATATTGGGGAGTGTATATACAAACAATGCCGGACTAGGTGCTGTTTCTGTAGATTGCAGGTATCGTTCATCTGTATCTAAGGAGCCATCGGCAGTAGAAAAAACCAAGCCCTTTTTAAAAGCAGGAACAGCCGCCATTGCTTCGTTGCCTTCTAGCAATTTTTCGCAAGTAAGCAGCACCAATTTAGAGAGGTTATCCATTTTAAAAAACTTAGGATAATTCAAATTCCACTGCTCGTATATGGCATTAAAATCGCTGCAGGCTTCAACTTCAACCACACCATTTACGGTTAATGTATTATTCTTATATGAAGCAAATTTTGTAATACAGCAACTACTCATTTCAATGGGCAAATATAGAAGGATAAGCCAACTTTATTACTACAAAAAACACAGTGAAATAGTGGCAACACTTGTAGTACTTAGGTTGATTTTATTTAGCAGTTGCGTAGCTTTTCGATAGTTTCTTTTGGATTGGCAGCACTAAACACCGTATTTCCTGCAACTAAAACCTGAGCTCCTGCTGCAATTAACTGTGGGGCATTTTCTAAGGTTACACCTCCATCTACTTCAATTTTTGCAACACTGTTTTGCGCCTTAATAAGTGCGCTGGCCTCTGCCACTTTATTAAAGGTATATGGAATAAATTTTTGCCCGCCAAAACCCGGATTCACACTCATAATCAATACCAAATCGAGCAAGTGTATCACCTCTTTCAACACGGCAACAGGTGTAGCCGGATTAAGCGCTACGCCTGCTTGTGCTCCCGTGGCTTTTATTTTATGTATAACAGAATCTAAATGATAATTCCCTTCGTAATGCACCGTAATTAAATCGGCTCCGGCATTACGAAATTGTTCTACATATCTTTCGGGCTGCACAATCATTAAATGCACATCGCAAAACTTTTTTGTTTGCTGGCGCACCGCCTTCAACACAGGAAATCCAAACGAGATATTAGGAACAAAAACACCATCCATTACATCAATATGAATCCATTCGGCAGTACTTTCGTTCAGCAATTGAATATCTTCTCCCAACTTAGAAAAATCGGCACTTAAAATCGAGGGCGAAACAATGGTATTTTTCATGCGGCTAAGCTATGCGAAGTTTTACATTAGGACAAAAAAAATGAGGTTGCTTTACAAAAAACAACCTCATTGCCATAAACCTTCTGGATTTGTTTTCCCATAAGGCTTTGTTGCGGCTAATTAGTTTTCGGCTAAGTATCCTGCTACACCTTCGTGAGTGGCGGTTAAACCTGCCTTTCCTTGGCTCCAGTTTGCAGGGCAAACTTCGCCATGTGTTTCAAAGAAGCTAAGTGAATCTACCATGCGCACGGCTTCATCTATATTTCTGCCCAATGGTAAATCGTTTACCAATTGGTGGCGAACTACACCTTGCTTATCAATTAAGAATAAACCGCGGTAAGCAATTAACTCAGAAGTTGCTTGCATTTGATCGTTATCATCGTAAAAATAAGCGCCATTCAGCACATCGTAGTTGGCAGAAATGGTTTTGTTGGTATCGGCAACCAATGGGTATGTAACACCTTGAATTCCACCTTTATTCTTAGGCAATTGCAGCCAGCCCCAGTGGCTTTGTTCTGTATCGGTAGATACGGCTACCACTACAGTTTCGCGTTTTTCGAACTCTGCTAATTGAGCCTGGAAGGCGTGTAACTCTGTTGGGCACACAAATGTGAAGTCTTTCGGATAGAAAAACAGTACTACATATTTTTTGCCAATATATTGTTCTAAAGAGAAATTCTCTACGATTTCTCCACCGTTTACAACGGCAGTTGCCTTAAACAAAGGGGCTTTTTTTCCTACTAATACAGCCATGATGATTGTTTATTTTAGTTTAAAAATAGAGTGCGAAGGTAGCGAGAAGCGCGAAATTGATTGCTAATTCTTTGTAAAAAAGTTTTACTTTTCTTGCAATAGTTTTTCCAGGTCGGCAATGAGTTTATCTACCGATTGAGGATTGGTGCCATCATAGTAACCGCGCAATCTGCCTGTTTTATCTGCCAATACAAAATTGCCGCTATGTGCAAAACCACCGGGGCTTTGCGGGTCTTCTTCGGCTGCTATTAAATACTTATCGGCTGCGGCAAATAGCTGCTCTTTAATGCCTGTAAGAAAAAACCAATTTTTGCCAACACCTAGTTTTTGCGTGTAATGCAGTAATGCAGCCACAGTGTCGCGCTTGGGGTCTATGGAATGCGAAAGAATCAAGAAATCGTTTCTGTCTTTAAACTTATCGTAAACCCGCAGCATTTGGGCTTTCATTTTGGGGCAAATACTTGGGCAATTGATAAAAAAGAAATCTACCACCAGGTATTTTCCTTCTACATCTTTATTGGTTAGCGTATCGCCAAATTGGTTTGCAAATCTAAACTCAGGAATACTGTAAGCAGCTGTATCTTCTACAATTTCGCCATTTACAATTCGCTTAATAGAAACCTGCTCGGGCTGTGCGTTTTGGCAGGAATTCAGCCATGTGGCTACCATTGCTAATAACAAAAACATGCCGTAATACTTCATACTAAAAATGCTTTTTATTTTACTGTAATTCATACTTTCTAAATTCAGTTTTTATTCCATACATGCTTCTTGCTGCATGGCACCAATCCATCTTTCTATAAGCGAAATGCCTTCGGGATGCAGTAAATTTTTCCCAACCTCGGGCATGCGCACACCCGGATCGTCAGATTTCATTCTATAAATAACTATTGATGCCTCGGGCTTTCCCGGAAAAATATCAAAGAGATTGCCACCCGTGGCTTTTCCTGCTGCTACCGGAGTTTTGCAAATGCCTAAATTGGCGGGCGATTCGTTTTCTAAATTCAGGTATAAACCCGAAGTATAAGCAGGACCCTTGGCATTGTGGCAATGGCCGCAATTCATATCTAAATAGGCTCTGGCTCTTTGGCTGAGAGAATAGGCAGAAGAATCTTCCCAGTTGGGAGTTTTTGGACAATTTTCCGGTGAAGGAACATTGGTTAAATAACCCACTTTTTGCCAGCGCAGCAGTTGGTTTTCTGTACCATCGCTATACGCATAATCTTTGTTTAAATTGCGAACTTTGGGGCCAATGGGGCGAATGGCGCCATTATACCAATGGCAGCTTTTGCATTGGTTTTTGCTGGGTACTATGTATTCTACTTTCTTCTTAGTGCCATCGAAATGAATCCAACTTACTTGCTTTATAGCGCCAATATTGTTTAATACGGCATCGGTTTGTTCATCATTCCAAGTGTATTCGAGCGCTTCCCAGCCCGAAGAACGGTGAATAAGTAAGCGGGTTTCTATTATGCGTTTTTCACCATCGGGTTTACTAAAATCTACTGGGTAATAAAAATTTTTAATGAGGCATGAACCTACCGGAAGTTTTATCATTTCTGAAGTATCGTAATGTGTGCTTTTGCCTTTGGGTACATACACAAAGCGCTTTTTGAATGCGTAATCGGTGAAGAGCGATGTATTTAAATCGTATGGAAGAATACTTTCGTTGGGTTTTAAATCTTTAAGTGTTCCTATAAAAAAATTGTATTCCGATAGATGCTTAAACGGAGCTTGGGCTACATCTAATGCAATTTTTGCCGGAGCAGAATTGCAACTTGCCAATTCATACGCCACCACACACATAACAAGCAGCATTGCCAAGATCGAAACTTTAAACTTCATAAGGCGAAGTTCTTTTATTCAAAACAAAAATCAAGTGCTGTATTTTTTTTCTACGGATTTAACATCTATACCAGAAAAGGTTTCACCTTTGCCCAAATGAAATCTATCTTTTCCGCATTCATATTGGCACTTACCATTTCGGGTTGTGCACACGGTCCAAAAATTCAAACCGCTATTGCCGACACTCATTCATGGGGCGTACCTTCCGGCCCCGAAGATTTTGTATTAGACACGCTTAGCAGCAACCAACCTCGCCTGATTGTTTCGTGTGGCATAAAACGTGAGGGCGACAGCAGCAAAGGCGAATTTGTATTTATTGATTTAGCTACCCAAAAAGTATCGAAATCGGTTACTGTTATGCCTAACCATATTTCTTTGTTTCCTCATGGAATTGATTTGCTAAAGAAAAACGACAGTCTCTTTCTGTATGCCGTAAACCATGAACCCGAGGTGAAAGGCAAAAAGGATTTTACGCGTAATTCCGTTCTTACCTTTTTACTACAAGGCGACTCTATTTTTTTTATACGGAAAACAAGCGCTCCATGCATTATTAGCCCCAATGCTATTTGCGCGCTGGAAGACGGCAGTTTTTTAGTTACCAATATGAATACAGGTGGCTATTTCAGCAATGGAAATGTATGCTACTGCAATGGCGACACCTGCTTTAAGGTATCTAAAAAAATTTTTTATGCCAATGGGATTACACGCGATAAAAACTATGTGTATGTGGCATCTACTTTATGGAATAAAATATTTCGTTTTAGCTTTAATGGCACAACTTTAAAGGAGGAAACGGTTGTACCAAAAGTATATGGTGGCGACAACTTACGCATTGTAAACGATACGCTTTATGTGGCAGCACACTTAAACTTAAGCAAATTTTTAAAGCACGTAAAACACAGCAAAAAACACTCACCAAGTGCGGTATATGAAATTCCGCTGGCAACGATGCAACCTAAATTGGTATTTTACAACGATGGCACTCAAATTGATGCCAGCTCCACCGCCATTAAGTACAACGGCAAATACTACATTACAGGTGTATTTGACCCGGAAGTGGTTGAAATAAAGCTACAAGCAACCGAATAACTACTTTACATCTATTTGTTGAATGGCATGCAACAATGTTTCAGCACGCTGAATTTTGCCCGTTTCTGTTTCTCTAAACTTATGAACCAACACAATACTTTTGGGTTGTTCAAACTTGGTTAAATGTGTATTGAAAATGCTGGCGAGTTGCTTTACTTCTTTAGAGCTACATTTCGAACTTTCTATTACCAACACCACCCTTTTTCCCAACACGGCATCGCTTACACCTGCAATAAAAAAGCGGTATGGCAATAGTGAAAAAAGTTGCTTCTCCACAGTTTCGGGCTGTATTTTAATGCCCCCGGAGTTAATTACATTATCGCTTCTTCCAATCCATTCAAACGAAGTATCGGAATGTATTACAGCCACATCATTTGTAGTAAGTTTTCCTTTAAAAAAATGTGGCGCAGAAATTTGTAAGCACTGGTGCTCGTTTGCCGAAACAGTTATGCCCGGCAATGTTTTATAGCACGAAGAAGCATCGGCTCCGTTTAAAGCGCGCAGGGCAATATGGCTTGCCGTTTCCGTCATTCCATACGAATGAAACAATGCTATGGGCAGTCTTTGCACTTGCTGTAACAACACATTGGATACTTCTCCCCCGCCTAATAAAATGGTTCTAATTTTCTCTACCTTTTTTTTAGTAGCTGCATCACTTAGGCAATTAGAGAGCTGCATGGGCGTGAATGGAGCAAAATCGAAAGTATTGTTTATGGTAACGCCATTGAGCGGCTTTGATGAAAGCGGCACGCAACTCATATCTAACTGGGCAAGTATGCTGCGAACAATCATCATTCTACCGCCAATTTTAGCAGCAGGAATAGCAAGCAATACTTGCTGTGCTTTCTCTAAACTAAAAAAGGATATGGTAGCACGAGCGCTTTGCTCTAATTGAAAGCGCGAATGCTTAATTAGCTTAGGTTTTCCTGTGGAACCGGAAGTAAATACGGTAAAGGATTGATTGCCTGGATTTAAAAACGCCTCGGTAAATGTCCAAATATCGCGCTCCCAATTACTTAAGTTATCTTGTGCTAACTTTGCCTTTGCTTCTTCAATAATTTGTGCAGGCGTGTTGGTAGAAAAGCGAATGGTAAACATCGCATTATGCTATTGCGAAATTCTAATAATGCCCATTACAATATCGTCAAAATCTTGAAACTCCACTTCGGCATTTACACCTCCGGCAGACTGTATTGCAGTTTTGCCAACAGGGCTATCTAAACTCGGAAAATTTACAAACAACTGGCTAAACTCTTCGTGTGAAAAGAAATTGCCAGACACATCTAATGACAGTATTCGCTTGGCATTTGATGAAATAAATACTTTACCTTCTGTTTTATGAATTTCTGTTACACCAATTTGCAAGCAGCGTTGTAAATTATCGAAACGAGTTTTGCGCAAATCTACTTCTACCTGAAACTTGCTGAGTTTACTGTTTAACTTAAAACGCTCATAAGCAAACATTACCGAAGATATAAGTACTTTACCATCGAACTTTCCTTTTACTAAAAAGTCTTGTGCACCATAGCGCACAGTTTCTAAGCCTACTTCTTCATCGGTTAATCCCGTAAGTACCAGCACCAAATTTCCAGGATATTTTTGTAGTAAGTTTTTTATGGAATCTACTCCGTGGCTATCGGGCAGGTTTAAGTCTTGCAGAATAATATCGAAAGTATGCTGCTCTAAAAGTTCGTATGCTTGCTTAATAGTTTCGGCATGCAGCGTTTCGAAAGTGGGCATTGTAGATTCGCCCAAATAAAATTTCATTAAGAAAGCGTCACCCGGATTATCCTCAATCAG contains the following coding sequences:
- a CDS encoding 3-hydroxybutyryl-CoA dehydrogenase — its product is MKIAKVGICGAGTMGAGIAEVFAQAGFETILFDVSQPQLATAIAAIRKNWDKAIEKNKLTELEKEQATQRLHTTNAIEEVQANLVIEAIVEKLDVKRELFTKLSAINSTETIFASNTSSLSITKIATGMSHPERFAGIHFFNPAPIMKLVEIICGAETNTATTTALTTLSKSIGKNPVVCKDAPGFIVNRVARHYYVESLKILEEQAASMENIDLLLESAGFKMGAFKLMDVIGNDINFAVTSSLFEAFHGDAKFRPSRIQAQKVDAKQLGKKTGKGFYQY
- a CDS encoding polysaccharide deacetylase family protein; amino-acid sequence: MLKHRIIQPVTYMVFVLLVVLCFMKLLPWWVLFLPVVFYLACVVVGSYFIQLNYFVLAFNKGSGAKKQIALTFDDGPLELHTENVLQLLQAKEVKATFFLIGKQIARHEVLVRRIYAEGHLVGNHSYVHSNSFPVLGLGKMKTDLKHCTQEINRILGVEAKYFRPPFGVTNPTVAKAATELGYKVIGWSVRSYDTTISSEKILMKRLQKAKEGDIVLLHDWGAATLKVLPEFIDAYRAKGFEFVRVDELEP
- a CDS encoding beta-ketoacyl synthase chain length factor; amino-acid sequence: MQLVEMYINGVGCISPQPTFDNSSFLEEVKEYTTNRIYCVEGNHSEFFDVTSLRRMSRIVKFGTAAGLIALRDAGIKTPEAISTGTGYGLLELSQRFLRDFISSSEGVVSPTSFIQSTHNTVSSNIALLTGCHEHNNTFSQKGISVESTWYDAQFLLNEGKKNVLVGSYEEIGEFNYSSLMQNKELLPEPCSNMAILNGQHQGTIVGEGAAFFLVSKEKSNNTYCRLLAHQTVYREPNIEQALLQFLEQSNIAVADIDIVLSGLNGDAQNDAPLHAINQKCFGNATLLGFKHLCGEYMTASSFAMYIIAQILQKQFIPKPLLLRNANRPIGKVLLHNNFKHYHSFFLFEKC
- a CDS encoding beta-ketoacyl-[acyl-carrier-protein] synthase family protein, whose translation is MGVFIAGKGIITSIGANTQENFASLIAAKSGIGNMEILQSNFAGVIPVAEVKLTNSQLAAIAGIDAHSPRTALLSTIAAKEAVLNSGIDLKKWRVGFLSANTVGGMDKTEQRYQEYLTDKSGAELTGVVQHDCGTITELAADALGIRHFVTTISTACSSSANSIMYAQRLIQAGIIDVAVAGGADSLSRFTLNGFNALMILDRKLCTPFDEHRNGLNLGEGAAYLVLASEKVMNDAKREKKYVLSGYANANDAFHQTASSPEGKGNFLAMTKALEVGKLLPEEISYINLHGTGTNNNDVSEGTAIQRIFKKVPPASSTKSFTGHTLGASGSVEAVYSLLAMEHGVVYPNLRFATPMKELNFTPVTTLLENADIKHVMSNSFGFGGNCSSLIFSKCS
- a CDS encoding acyl carrier protein; translated protein: MEELITTLKAQIVEQLNLQHLKPEDIGADQPLFGEGLGLDSIDALELIVLMQQKYGIKLADPSEGPKIFQTVRTMATYISTHKTT
- a CDS encoding ribulose-phosphate 3-epimerase, translated to MKNTIVSPSILSADFSKLGEDIQLLNESTAEWIHIDVMDGVFVPNISFGFPVLKAVRQQTKKFCDVHLMIVQPERYVEQFRNAGADLITVHYEGNYHLDSVIHKIKATGAQAGVALNPATPVAVLKEVIHLLDLVLIMSVNPGFGGQKFIPYTFNKVAEASALIKAQNSVAKIEVDGGVTLENAPQLIAAGAQVLVAGNTVFSAANPKETIEKLRNC
- a CDS encoding peroxiredoxin gives rise to the protein MAVLVGKKAPLFKATAVVNGGEIVENFSLEQYIGKKYVVLFFYPKDFTFVCPTELHAFQAQLAEFEKRETVVVAVSTDTEQSHWGWLQLPKNKGGIQGVTYPLVADTNKTISANYDVLNGAYFYDDNDQMQATSELIAYRGLFLIDKQGVVRHQLVNDLPLGRNIDEAVRMVDSLSFFETHGEVCPANWSQGKAGLTATHEGVAGYLAEN
- a CDS encoding SCO family protein; amino-acid sequence: MNYSKIKSIFSMKYYGMFLLLAMVATWLNSCQNAQPEQVSIKRIVNGEIVEDTAAYSIPEFRFANQFGDTLTNKDVEGKYLVVDFFFINCPSICPKMKAQMLRVYDKFKDRNDFLILSHSIDPKRDTVAALLHYTQKLGVGKNWFFLTGIKEQLFAAADKYLIAAEEDPQSPGGFAHSGNFVLADKTGRLRGYYDGTNPQSVDKLIADLEKLLQEK
- a CDS encoding AMP-binding protein, with the protein product MFTIRFSTNTPAQIIEEAKAKLAQDNLSNWERDIWTFTEAFLNPGNQSFTVFTSGSTGKPKLIKHSRFQLEQSARATISFFSLEKAQQVLLAIPAAKIGGRMMIVRSILAQLDMSCVPLSSKPLNGVTINNTFDFAPFTPMQLSNCLSDAATKKKVEKIRTILLGGGEVSNVLLQQVQRLPIALFHSYGMTETASHIALRALNGADASSCYKTLPGITVSANEHQCLQISAPHFFKGKLTTNDVAVIHSDTSFEWIGRSDNVINSGGIKIQPETVEKQLFSLLPYRFFIAGVSDAVLGKRVVLVIESSKCSSKEVKQLASIFNTHLTKFEQPKSIVLVHKFRETETGKIQRAETLLHAIQQIDVK
- a CDS encoding response regulator yields the protein MNDSSTLKVLLIEDNPGDAFLMKFYLGESTMPTFETLHAETIKQAYELLEQHTFDIILQDLNLPDSHGVDSIKNLLQKYPGNLVLVLTGLTDEEVGLETVRYGAQDFLVKGKFDGKVLISSVMFAYERFKLNSKLSKFQVEVDLRKTRFDNLQRCLQIGVTEIHKTEGKVFISSNAKRILSLDVSGNFFSHEEFSQLFVNFPSLDSPVGKTAIQSAGGVNAEVEFQDFDDIVMGIIRISQ